One Chordicoccus furentiruminis DNA window includes the following coding sequences:
- a CDS encoding transketolase: MPEKTFDKKSADALAAAIRKNILRTIASKGSGHVGGSLSIADLLAVLYSGVMNVDPENPQKEDRDIIVLSKGHAGPALYAVLAEKGFFPKDMLDTLNQNRTTLPSHTDRLKTPGVDVTTGSLGQGASLAAGSAFADQIDGKKNTTYLILGDGELDEGQVWESALFVASKKITNLITIVDANGKQLDGKTDDVCSLGSIEDKFRAFGYHVISVENGNDTGAIYRAIQEAKKEREQPSVLVLHTVKGAGVKKFEEMENCHSTKVDRNELPLFYEELDGRGAEETRTSAG; encoded by the coding sequence ATGCCTGAAAAGACATTTGATAAAAAGAGCGCGGATGCTCTCGCGGCTGCGATCAGAAAAAATATTTTGAGAACCATCGCGTCAAAGGGAAGCGGACATGTAGGCGGATCGCTTTCAATCGCGGATCTTCTTGCGGTCCTGTACAGCGGAGTGATGAATGTGGATCCGGAGAATCCGCAAAAGGAAGACAGGGACATTATTGTTTTATCCAAAGGGCATGCCGGCCCTGCGCTGTATGCTGTACTGGCAGAGAAGGGGTTCTTTCCGAAAGACATGCTGGACACTCTGAATCAGAATCGGACGACACTGCCAAGCCATACGGACAGGCTTAAAACACCCGGAGTCGATGTGACGACTGGCTCACTTGGACAGGGCGCGTCTCTTGCCGCTGGATCTGCGTTTGCTGATCAGATCGACGGAAAGAAAAACACGACCTACCTGATTCTGGGGGACGGAGAACTGGACGAGGGGCAGGTCTGGGAGAGCGCGTTATTCGTTGCATCCAAAAAGATCACGAATCTGATTACCATCGTGGATGCGAATGGAAAACAGCTGGATGGTAAGACGGATGATGTGTGCAGTCTTGGAAGCATCGAGGACAAATTCAGGGCATTTGGGTATCATGTGATTTCTGTGGAGAATGGAAATGACACCGGGGCCATTTATCGCGCGATACAGGAAGCAAAGAAAGAGCGGGAACAGCCTTCCGTGCTGGTTCTTCATACGGTGAAAGGCGCGGGTGTAAAGAAGTTTGAAGAAATGGAAAACTGCCATTCCACCA